Proteins encoded in a region of the Micropterus dolomieu isolate WLL.071019.BEF.003 ecotype Adirondacks linkage group LG09, ASM2129224v1, whole genome shotgun sequence genome:
- the LOC123977108 gene encoding IgGFc-binding protein-like: MTGLVCCLVGLLLGGLCSALPAGREFATSFMQNLGSDGRDTRFLVEVAALPSSQGSTKVKVTAVGGVYEREINPGKSVSFKLPDSVEMKGSKKSRQAVLIEASQDVTVMSLNYKKFTADTSVVYPVKDWGTEYVIFTPYSSQTGTFKEFSITNHKAPNSVEIFLQGSVRFQGKYYRRGSKVTIKLEAFETVQIQSQDDLSGTKVVSILPVAVTSGHSCFQKYTSCNHVYEQLLPVNSWGKEFIIAPLPYHNFFTFLHDSVFVQASQPTKISINVNGQVQNYTILAGKTVELYSQWPHAMYLTSDKGIQVLFEFNGGPEDSPQYFDPFLMTIMPTKHFSTSYSLAGQGDFYNNIIVVAQTKDLDGINIDPKPQSANFKWQKVDGTDFSWAEIYYSTGENSYQISHPSSSFGVYSFGVTYANGYGSPAAADQAVKHDCSTIKCSEDEVCQMKGNSPACVKKPPAIKAGTCWAMGDPHYHTFDGNYYNFMGNCTYTMVKNCHVDEDHPAFEVDSQNNKLADSRVTFVGKVTIKVYGYTMTIVRSEFGLVRMNYTLWNLPINLDNGKVKLYPSGLSVVVETDFGLTVQYDWKEYLVIKVPGIFSGKVCGLCGNFNSKKEDDLLTPTGSQTSSVSALGKSWRVPDVPDDFQCRDECAGQCETCDNNSFFDSLADRMFCGLLSKIMGGPLSDCNAVIDPKVLHEMCMYDVCMGEGMQNFLCNTLQVYADACQRAGIKIYDWRHLARCSPPSCPENSHYEFCGNACPATCENPDAATKCNKSCVETCVCDGGFLLSGTKCVPKGQCGCVYRGHYIEAGASFLTDDLCTARCTCNQATKEVDCERPGCHQGYECKKDDGLIGCHPISYGECSMTGGPHFKTFDGHDYNFHGTCVYQLAEVCSKDSSLQQFDIFVQNDASGRRVVSGAKLVEVKVYGYSIVVTRQHKGSVQINGELTNLPVKLKNITVYMISDAVEIKTEFGLQVSYDCNSIVHVKVPSTYADAMCGLCGNYNSNSKDDLKLKNGTLAASAEELGKSWRVAEIPGCVDGCNNNCPNCDITQKEIYETDKYCGLIRNPTGPFRECHAIISPEGIFKNCVYDTCLYNGKEGSWCSHLRSYTIECQKKGVNVSQWRTNNFCPISNMMHPNNSVYEHCGDVCHATCDTGLPPIGCKRPCQETWVCKEGFLLSEHQCVPLNQCGCLYQDKYYRKGQSFLSSDCQHNCTCTSNGMVTCEKHSCGPFEKCMLTKHVRSCQPLGNGTCTILGDPHYTTFDNHHYDFQGTCTYTAAKSCHLEGSRLKSFSVVVENEKWTGTDEPNLSVAKLVAVEVYGYTLVLRMNQLRTVMLNGILTTIPLNLNEGKVEVFQEGFHYAITTDFGLKVTYDMIYKVQVTVPGSYKGKTCGLCGNFNDTNKDDYELPDGKKTNDSKAFGAAWKVAVPGVVCDDGCSGNQCPKCDSAQKEVFEKDCGIITDPNGAFAACHSQLSPDSYYKDCVYDVCMSKGDRNVLCHIISAYMTDCQTIGVKIKNWRKPDFCSIQCPDNSHYQICSETCASPCPGLTDTITCPTTCTEGCVCNEGYFYNGTGCVVLEDCSCYYNGRTYKTGQSALSDTCQQRINCTTSGIHVEDFSCRATESCQFKHGIFGCYPIQCRMEAGGSITIFSGQTGTISVMGAYDIIAHCDELSADWFRVVAMLQECTATGVKSVVAVYVYFNELTVTVNDKQETWVNGKKVVLPSMHRNNISVRPSEKTIVIEQTSHFQLFYTNTQEVIVTVTDSMVDKVCGACDKFLPFRDTMGFSQETMQEYMGSFSAPDFPTCDL; encoded by the exons ATGACAGGGCTGGTCTGCTGCCTTGTGGGATTACTGCTGGGAG GGCTCTGCTCTGCCTTACCAGCAGGAAGAGAGTTTGCCACATCTTTCATGCAAAACCTTGGGAGTGATGGTAGGGATACTCGTTTCTTGGTTGAGGTTGCAGCTCTGCCCTCTTCACAAGGCAGCACCAAGGTCAAGGTGACTGCTGTGGGTGGGGTCTATGAGAGGGAAATAAATCCTGGTAAGAGTGTTTCCTTCAAGCTACCCGACAGTGTAGAGATGAAAGGCAGCAAAAAGTCCCGTCAGGCTGTGCTGATCGAGGCTAGCCAAGATGTCACTGTAATGTCTCTCAACTATAAGAAATTCACGGCAGACACCTCTGTGGTTTACCCAGTGAAGGACTGGGGGACTGAGTATGTCATATTCACTCCCTACAGCTCTCAGACAGGCACCTTTAAAGAATTTTCTATCACCAACCACAAGGCTCCCAACTCTGTTGAGATTTTCCTGCAGGGCTCTGTCAGATTCCAAGGGAAATATTACAGGAGAGGAAGCAAGGTGACCATAAAGCTAGAGGCATTTGAGACTGTTCAGATCCAGAGTCAGGATGATCTGAGTGGTACTAAAGTAGTCTCAATCCTTCCTGTTGCTGTCACCTCTGGACATAGCTGTTTTCAGAAGTACACCTCCTGCAACCATGTGTATGAACAACTTCTTCCTGTAAACAGCTGGGGAAAAGAATTCATCATTGCGCCTTTACCTTATCATAACTTCTTTACCTTTTTACACGACAGTGTTTTCGTCCAAGCATCCCAGCCCACCAAAATTAGCATTAATGTTAATGGACAGGTCCAGAATTACACTATATTAGCAGGAAAAACTGTCGAGCTCTACTCTCAGTGGCCCCATGCTATGTATTTAACATCTGACAAGGGTATCCAGGTCCTATTTGAATTCAACGGTGGCCCTGAAGATTCACCACAGTATTTTGATCCCTTCCTGATGACGATAATGCCcacaaaacatttcagcacTTCCTACTCCCTGGCGGGACAGGGTGATTTCTACAACAACATCATAGTTGTGGCTCAGACCAAAGACCTGGATGGCATCAATATTGACCCCAAGCCACAGTCTGCTAACTTCAAATGGCAAAAAGTAGATGGGACTGATTTCTCCTGGGCTGAGATATACTATAGCACTGGGGAAAACTCTTATCAGATCTCTCACCCCAGCTCTTCATTTGGAGTCTACAGTTTTGGTGTTACTTATGCTAATGGCTATGGATCCCCTGCAGCTGCAGACCAAGCAG TGAAACATGACTGCAGCACCATAAAATGTTCAGAGGATGAAGTGTGCCAGATGAAAGGAAACTCCCCAGCATGTGTCAAAAAACCACCAGCCATTAAAGCAGGTACCTGCTGGGCCATGGGCGATCCTCACTACCACACATTTGATGGCAACTACTACAACTTCATGGGCAATTGCACCTACACGATGGTCAAGAACTGCCATGTTGATGAAGATCACCCAGCTTTTGAGGTTGATTCTCAGAATAATAAACTAGCTGATTCAAGGGTCACATTTGTCGGCAAAGTGACGATCAAGGTCTACGGGTACACTATGACCATTGTACGATCAGAGTTTGGTCTTGTCAGG ATGAACTACACATTGTGGAATCTCCCGATCAACCTGGACAATGGCAAGGTGAAGCTATACCCAAGCGGCCTCTCTGTCGTTGTTGAGACAGATTTTGGCCTGACAGTGCAGTATGACTGGAAGGAGTATCTTGTCATCAAAGTCCCGGGAATTTTTTCTGGCAAGGTGTGCGGCCTGTGTGGAAACTTCAACAGCAAAAAAGAGGATGACTTGTTGACTCCTACTGGCTCACAGACCAGCAGTGTATCAGCCTTGGGCAAGAGCTGGAGGGTTCCTGATGTGCCAGATGATTTTCAGTGTCGAGATGAATGCGCAGGCCAGTGTGAAACTTGTGACAACAACAGCTTTTTTGACAGCCTGGCTGACAGGATGTTCTGTGGTCTTCTCAGCAAAATCATGGGTGGaccgctcagtgactgtaatgCTGTCATTGACCCCAAAGTCTTACATGAGATGTGTATGTATGATGTGTGCATGGGTGAGGGGATGCAGAACTTCCTGTGTAACACCTTGCAGGTGTATGCCGATGCCTGTCAGAGGGCCGGCATCAAAATTTATGACTGGAGACACCTCGCCCGTTGCT CTCCACCCTCATGCCCAGAGAACAGCCATTATGAGTTCTGTGGGAATGCCTGCCCTGCCACCTGTGAAAACCCAGATGCTGCCACCAAGTGCAACAAAAGCTGTGTGGAGACCTGTGTCTGTGATGGGGGCTTCCTGCTTAGCGGCACAAAGTGTGTCCCTAAGGGCCAGTGTGGATGCGTATACAGAGGCCACTACATAGAGGCTGGAGCCTCTTTCCTTACTGATGACCTATGTACAGCGAGGTGCACATGCAACCAAGCTACCAAGGAAGTTGATTGTGAAAGACCAGGTTGTCACCAGGGGTATGAGTGCAAGAAGGACGATGGCCTTATTGGGTGTCACCCGATTTCTTATGGTGAGTGCAGCATGACTGGTGGCCCTCACTTCAAGACCTTTGATGGGCATGATTACAACTTCCACGGCACCTGTGTGTATCAATTGGCTGAGGTCTGCTCAAAAGATTCTTCCCTgcaacagtttgacatttttgtgcaAAACGATGCCAGTGGCAGAAGAGTTGTCTCTGGTGCAAAGTTGGTAGAGGTCAAAGTTTATGGATATTCGATTGTTGTCACAAGACAGCACAAAGGCTCAGTCCAG ATAAATGGAGAACTTACCAACTTACCTGTCAAActcaaaaacatcacagtctACATGATTAGTGACGCTGTTGAGATAAAGACTGAATTTGGGCTGCAAGTCTCCTATGACTGCAATTCAATAGTACATGTCAAAGTTCCCAGTACATATGCTGATGCCATGTGTGGTCTGTGTGGCAATTACAATAGCAATTCCAAAGATGACCTAAAGTTGAAGAATGGCACCCTTGCGGCGTCTGCAGAGGAACTAGGAAAAAGTTGGAGGGTCGCCGAGATCCCAGGCTGTGTTGATGGCTGCAACAACAACTGTCCCAACTGTGACATCACCCAGAAAGAGATATATGAGACCGATAAGTACTGCGGTTTAATACGAAACCCCACAGGCCCCTTCCGCGAATGTCATGCCATCATAAGTCCTGAAGGCATTTTTAAGAATTGTGTGTATGATACTTGCCTTTACAATGGCAAGGAAGGCTCCTGGTGTAGTCATCTCCGCAGTTACACAATAGAATGCCAGAAGAAAGGAGTcaatgtgtcacagtggaggACAAACAACTTCTGTCCCATATCTAACATGATGCATCCTAACAACAGTGTCTATGAACACTGCGGCGATGTTTGCCATGCAACCTGTGACACCGGGTTGCCTCCCATTGGTTGCAAGAGGCCCTGCCAGGAAACTTGGGTGTGCAAGGAAGGCTTCCTACTCAGTGAACACCAGTGTGTGCCTCTTAATCAATGTGGTTGCCTGTACCAAGACAAATATTATAGGAAGGGACAGAGTTTTCTGTCATCGGACTGCCAGCACAACTGCACATGCACCTCTAATGGCATG GTGACTTGTGAGAAGCACTCTTGTGGGCCATTTGAGAAGTGTATGCTTACCAAGCATGTTCGCTCATGTCAACCATTGGGAAATGGAACCTGCACTATCTTGGGTGATCCGCATTACACAACCTTTGACAACCATCACTATGACTTCCAAGGCACCTGCACCTACACCGCAGCTAAATCATGCCACCTGGAAGGCTCACGGCTCAAAAGCTTCTCTGTGGTAGTGGAGAATGAGAAGTGGACAGGGACAGACGAGCCAAATTTGTCTGTAGCCAAGCTTGTTGCCGTGGAGGTGTACGGCTACACCCTGGTCCTCCGAATGAATCAACTTCGAACGGTCATG CTGAATGGCATTTTGACAACCATTCCACTTAACCTCAATGAGGGAAAAGTGGAAGTTTTCCAAGAGGGCTTTCATTATGCTATCACAACCGACTTTGGCCTGAAAGTGACTTATGATATGATCTACAAAGTACAAGTCACTGTTCCTGGAAGCTACAAGGGCAAAACTTGTGGTCTGTGTGGAAATTTTAATGACACCAACAAAGATGATTATGAGCTACCTGACGGAAAAAAGACCAACGACAGCAAGGCCTTTGGAGCAGCCTGGAAGGTGGCTGTGCCAGGGGTGGTCTGTGATGATGGCTGCAGCGGCAACCAGTGCCCCAAATGTGACAGCGCACAAAAGGAAGTCTTTGAGAAAGACTGTGGAATTATCACAGATCCTAATGGTGCCTTTGCTGCTTGCCACAGCCAACTAAGTCCCGATTCTTACTACAAAGACTGTGTCTATGACGTGTGCATGTCTAAGGGAGACCGCAACGTTCTCTGCCACATCATCTCAGCGTACATGACTGACTGTCAGACCATTGGAGTAAAGATCAAAAACTGGAGGAAGCCTGATTTCTGCT CTATTCAGTGTCCTGACAACAGTCACTACCAGATCTGCTCTGAAACCTGTGCCTCTCCGTGTCCTGGTCTAACTGACACCATCACCTGCCCCACCACTTGTACTGAGGGCTGTGTCTGTAATGAAGGCTACTTCTACAATGGGACTGGGTGTGTTGTCCTGGAGGATTGCAGTTGTTACTACAATGGACGTACCTATAAG ACTGGCCAGTCTGCACTATCTGACACCTGTCAGCAACGCATCAACTGTACAACATCTGGTATCCACGTTGAGGACTTTTCATgcagagctacagagagctgccaGTTCAAGCATGGTATCTTTGGATGCTATCCCATACAGTGTCGAATGGAGGCAGGAGGCTCCATTACTATTTTCAGTGGGCAGACCGGTACTATCTCTGTCATGGGGGCTTATGATATTATTGCACACTGTGATGAATTATCTGCTGACTGGTTCAGGGTTGTGGCCATGCTTCAAGAATGCACTGCAACTGGTGTGAAGAGCGTTGTCGCTGTTTATGTCTACTTCAATGAGCTGACTGTCACTGTTAACGACAAACAGGAGACCTGG GTCAATGGTAAAAAGGTGGTTCTCCCAAGCATGCACAGAAATAATATCTCTGTGAGACCCAGTGAGAAAACCATAGTCATCGAGCAGACGTCACACTTCCAGCTGTTTTACACCAACACCCAGGAGGTCATTGTGACTGTTACTGACAGCATGGTGGACAAGGTGTGCGGAGCATGTGACAAATTCCTCCCCTTCAGAGACACCATGGGGTTCTCACAGGAAACAATGCAGGAGTACATGGGCTCATTTTCTGCACCAGACTTCCCTACCTG TGACTTGTGA